A part of Helicobacter himalayensis genomic DNA contains:
- a CDS encoding DUF4105 domain-containing protein: protein MMKFSQFFFLCSIIPLLADSQNINQRDKTPKSYQPKNVEYERVAEAKRDSLLREDTINGIDFSINKALALKLADSKQWRDLLHFGRWESEIDSLEFFYAPNGKKDAESELIATIKAFYTPIDLVEVPKDFEEKVSKTNALLDSAVTSLPRRSAKKQDYHAICRFPARFFYLNSVLNFENLPQVECEEFHQMRDYVNPKSATLIFPSAHINSPASMFGHTFLLLNSGFNSRLLSFAINYQAAADEKSENGLAFAYKGLLGFYEGRYSILPYYDKIKEYRDSENRDIWEFDLNLTIEEIAQMYRHIWELGDVWAWYYFFDENCSYNMLWLLEVARPSLNLRKKFVYQVNPPETLHIINEAGLIEKETFRPSKRTKLLEYERYMSFGDVRKAKKIALGKIEPETIAQDSVLSLSQKQFILESSIEMSEYWYMKGKLEKEQYTDIAHKSALERSNLGASTALEPPLPSSPLKANQGLRLSPMYFYHTGFNSHNARNATNALGLDFRLTYHDITDNDLGYLKGAQIEFLKVLAYAGLDSKNNQILQIHQATLLSIGSFAGVSKFFTPFSYRMDLGASRQFLTPHLRAYASFGGGVSKNIGRNSYAYYLFEPTFYFNAKNKADFLLANVLGFSLSNDARLKFNTEYKFRAYGLRTFGHYVTLSASVNLIHNLGLFTTLEYNLVPNDYTSTLSIQSGARIYF, encoded by the coding sequence ATGATGAAATTTTCCCAATTCTTTTTTCTTTGTTCCATTATCCCACTGCTGGCAGATTCTCAAAACATAAACCAACGCGATAAAACCCCAAAATCTTATCAACCAAAAAACGTGGAGTATGAGCGCGTAGCGGAGGCGAAGCGGGATTCACTCTTGCGAGAGGATACCATTAATGGAATAGATTTTTCAATCAACAAAGCCCTTGCGCTTAAGCTTGCAGATTCTAAGCAATGGCGCGATTTGCTCCATTTTGGGAGGTGGGAGAGCGAGATTGATTCGCTAGAATTTTTTTATGCACCAAATGGCAAAAAGGACGCAGAATCTGAGCTTATCGCTACTATCAAGGCATTTTATACGCCAATAGATTTGGTAGAAGTGCCAAAGGATTTTGAAGAAAAAGTTTCAAAAACAAATGCGCTTTTGGATTCTGCGGTTACTTCACTACCACGTCGTTCAGCAAAAAAGCAAGATTATCACGCGATTTGTCGCTTTCCAGCGCGCTTTTTTTATCTGAATTCTGTTTTGAATTTTGAGAATCTTCCGCAAGTAGAATGCGAGGAATTCCACCAAATGCGCGATTATGTCAATCCAAAAAGTGCCACGCTTATTTTTCCTTCCGCACATATCAACTCGCCTGCTTCGATGTTTGGGCATACATTTTTACTGCTAAATTCCGGGTTTAACTCGCGCTTACTCTCTTTTGCAATCAATTATCAAGCCGCTGCTGATGAGAAAAGTGAAAATGGTCTTGCGTTTGCATATAAAGGCTTGTTGGGCTTTTATGAGGGGCGTTACTCGATTTTGCCTTATTATGACAAGATTAAAGAATATCGGGATTCTGAAAATCGCGATATTTGGGAGTTTGACTTAAACCTTACAATTGAGGAAATCGCGCAAATGTATCGGCATATTTGGGAGCTTGGTGATGTGTGGGCGTGGTATTATTTTTTTGATGAAAACTGCTCGTATAATATGTTGTGGTTGCTTGAAGTCGCGCGCCCAAGCCTAAATTTACGCAAAAAATTTGTTTATCAAGTCAATCCACCTGAAACACTGCATATTATTAATGAGGCGGGATTGATTGAAAAAGAGACTTTTCGCCCTAGCAAGCGCACCAAACTGCTTGAGTATGAACGCTATATGAGTTTTGGTGATGTGAGAAAGGCAAAGAAAATAGCATTAGGGAAAATTGAGCCTGAAACCATAGCGCAAGATTCTGTGTTATCTCTTAGTCAAAAGCAATTTATTTTGGAATCTAGCATTGAAATGAGTGAGTATTGGTATATGAAAGGCAAGCTTGAAAAGGAGCAATACACCGATATTGCGCATAAAAGCGCGCTAGAGCGTAGTAATCTAGGTGCAAGCACTGCACTAGAGCCGCCCTTGCCTAGCTCACCGCTAAAGGCAAATCAAGGCTTGCGTTTAAGTCCGATGTATTTTTATCACACAGGATTTAATTCTCATAATGCGCGTAATGCTACAAATGCGCTGGGGCTTGATTTTCGCTTGACTTACCACGATATTACGGATAATGATTTGGGGTATTTGAAAGGTGCGCAAATTGAATTTTTAAAAGTCTTAGCCTATGCGGGGTTAGATTCTAAAAACAATCAAATTTTACAAATCCATCAAGCCACTTTGTTGTCTATTGGTTCATTTGCGGGTGTGAGCAAATTTTTCACACCATTTTCTTACAGAATGGATTTGGGTGCTTCAAGGCAGTTTTTAACTCCACATTTGCGCGCTTATGCATCCTTTGGTGGGGGCGTGTCAAAAAATATTGGGCGCAATTCGTATGCCTACTATCTCTTTGAGCCAACTTTTTATTTTAATGCCAAAAATAAAGCAGATTTTTTGCTCGCAAATGTGCTTGGGTTTTCGCTTTCAAATGATGCACGTTTGAAATTTAATACAGAATATAAATTTAGGGCTTATGGTTTGCGCACTTTTGGACATTATGTTACTTTGAGCGCGTCAGTCAATCTTATCCATAATCTAGGGCTTTTCACAACTTTGGAATATAATCTTGTGCCAAATGATTACACTTCCACACTTTCAATTCAAAGTGGCGCGAGAATCTACTTTTAA
- a CDS encoding flagellin A, with protein sequence MAFQVNTNINALNSHVQGVFTQNNLKSSLEKLSSGLRINKAADDASGMTIADSLRSQASALGQAIRNTNDGMGIIQIADKAMDEQLKILDTIKVKAVQAAQDGQTTQSRQAIQADIKRLIEGLDNIGNTTTYNGQALLSGAFSNKEFQVGAYSNQTIKASIGSTTSDKIGQVRIETGQNVTATGEVKMKFINVDGVNDVELESVKISTSAGTGLGNLAEVINKNSDKTGVRAQANVITTSDEAIKAGSLGGVVLNGITIGDIIDIRDNDSDGRLVQAINAATQDTGVEAYTDNLGRLNLRSTDGRGISFVSTGAVNQPGAGQQGGQGQNQGALAIEKVNGGQDITGQVDANGAVTGGSMNLGRLSLVRTDARDILVSGTGISATGYKEDQNVAETTVNLREVTGSFGADVRSAAGGNFNQVFADEERGLGAGVTSLRGAMVVMDIAESATKILDKIRADLGSVQGQMVSTVNNISVTQVNVKAAESQIREVDFAAESTEFSKLNILAQSGSYALSQANAVQQNILRLLN encoded by the coding sequence ATGGCTTTCCAAGTCAATACAAACATCAATGCACTTAACTCACATGTGCAAGGGGTTTTCACACAAAACAACTTAAAGAGTTCTTTGGAAAAATTAAGCTCAGGTTTAAGAATCAACAAAGCAGCAGATGACGCATCAGGTATGACGATTGCTGATAGTTTGAGAAGTCAAGCTAGCGCATTAGGACAAGCAATCAGAAACACAAATGATGGTATGGGTATTATCCAAATTGCCGATAAAGCAATGGATGAGCAACTTAAAATCCTTGATACAATCAAGGTAAAAGCCGTGCAAGCAGCACAAGATGGACAAACAACACAATCTCGTCAAGCAATCCAAGCTGACATTAAAAGACTTATTGAGGGGCTTGATAATATTGGTAACACAACCACTTACAACGGACAAGCATTGCTTTCTGGTGCATTCTCTAATAAAGAATTCCAGGTGGGTGCGTATTCTAACCAAACTATTAAAGCATCTATTGGCTCAACAACTTCTGATAAAATCGGTCAAGTGCGTATTGAAACAGGTCAGAATGTAACCGCAACAGGTGAAGTGAAAATGAAATTCATCAATGTTGATGGTGTCAATGATGTCGAGCTAGAATCTGTAAAAATCTCTACTTCAGCAGGCACAGGTTTAGGAAACCTTGCAGAAGTTATTAACAAAAACTCTGATAAAACAGGTGTCCGCGCACAAGCAAATGTTATCACCACTTCAGATGAGGCAATTAAAGCTGGGTCACTTGGTGGCGTGGTATTGAATGGCATAACAATTGGTGATATTATCGACATTAGAGATAATGACAGCGATGGGCGCTTGGTGCAAGCAATCAATGCTGCTACTCAAGATACAGGTGTGGAAGCCTACACAGACAATCTTGGTCGCTTAAATCTACGTAGCACAGATGGACGCGGTATTAGCTTTGTCTCAACAGGTGCGGTAAATCAACCCGGTGCAGGACAACAAGGAGGACAAGGACAAAATCAAGGTGCGCTTGCTATTGAGAAAGTTAATGGCGGACAAGATATTACAGGGCAAGTTGATGCAAACGGCGCAGTAACAGGTGGCTCTATGAATCTTGGTCGTCTTTCACTTGTGCGCACAGATGCAAGAGATATTCTCGTGAGTGGCACTGGTATAAGCGCCACAGGTTATAAAGAAGATCAAAATGTGGCTGAAACCACAGTTAATCTCCGTGAAGTTACAGGCTCTTTTGGCGCAGATGTCCGCTCTGCTGCTGGTGGTAACTTCAATCAAGTATTTGCAGATGAAGAAAGAGGTCTTGGTGCTGGTGTAACAAGCTTACGTGGTGCGATGGTGGTAATGGACATTGCAGAATCTGCTACAAAAATCCTTGATAAAATACGCGCTGACTTAGGTTCTGTCCAAGGACAAATGGTAAGCACAGTAAATAACATTAGTGTTACTCAAGTTAATGTCAAAGCCGCTGAATCTCAAATCCGCGAAGTGGATTTTGCAGCTGAAAGCACAGAATTTAGTAAGCTTAATATCCTTGCTCAATCTGGTAGCTACGCGCTTTCACAAGCAAACGCAGTGCAACAAAATATCCTAAGACTTCTTAACTAA
- a CDS encoding heavy metal translocating P-type ATPase, which produces MQTFFIKNLDCASCAAKIEKELKNAPGVREVKLSFALNTLQIDCDDIESIKALIARLEPDVTLSAKKEKTYFFNKQFFLLLVLVTLFLVSLWVFHYIEGAQNYEIFFRIFWVGIYLISGRNVFFGTLRSFKKKEFFDENVLMLSASIAAFCIGEWEEAVSIMLFFSAGEYLQDVSVKKSKDTINAATLDQTTIAHKIDGEQTIDIDPKELKVGDEIVLYAGEMLPCDSTLLESSASFNCAAISGESLPCDFSKDSEVLSGSIALGSAIRLRILRPFEKSQIAKITELITNASSQKSYTENFITTFARYYTPIVLALAVLIAIIPPLVFEKSFEECIHRALVVLMVSCPCALVVSVPIGYFGGLSAASKNGALLKGSNYLEALSKLSLIAFDKTGTLTKGVFKVIDIIPAQGYSKNDVLHYALCAHNLSNHPIAQSIKSVYEELSHTHHMSEYEELSGLGVRAVCDSHEIIAGNDKILHKFNILHNTCHVEGSVIHISVDKNYLGYILIADELKNDAIEALCELKNMGIECVMLSGDGEYPCEMAARKLGCEYYHSLLPQDKSRIFSELKARAQSKGKVAFVGDGINDAPTLALADVGIAMGGGSDISHQNADVILLNDSLNTLLKSIKIAKKTKIIIYQNIIFALALKGVFIVLGLFGLANIWEAVFADVGVALIALANAMRCLRL; this is translated from the coding sequence ATGCAGACATTTTTTATTAAAAACCTAGATTGCGCCTCTTGTGCTGCAAAGATTGAAAAAGAGTTAAAAAATGCACCCGGTGTGCGCGAAGTAAAGCTTTCTTTTGCGCTTAATACCTTGCAAATTGATTGCGATGATATAGAATCTATAAAAGCACTTATCGCGCGTTTAGAGCCAGATGTAACTTTGAGCGCGAAAAAAGAGAAGACCTATTTTTTTAATAAGCAATTTTTCTTGCTTCTTGTCTTAGTGACGTTGTTTTTGGTGTCACTTTGGGTGTTTCATTATATTGAAGGCGCGCAGAATTATGAAATATTTTTTCGTATTTTTTGGGTTGGAATCTACCTCATAAGCGGGCGTAATGTGTTTTTTGGTACGTTGCGGAGCTTTAAGAAAAAAGAGTTTTTTGATGAAAATGTGCTTATGTTAAGCGCGTCCATTGCGGCATTTTGCATTGGTGAGTGGGAAGAGGCGGTAAGTATTATGCTGTTTTTTTCTGCGGGGGAATATCTGCAAGATGTGAGTGTGAAAAAGTCAAAAGATACGATAAACGCCGCTACTTTAGACCAGACAACCATTGCGCATAAAATTGATGGTGAGCAGACCATAGACATTGACCCAAAGGAGCTAAAAGTAGGCGATGAAATCGTGTTGTATGCGGGGGAAATGCTACCTTGTGATAGCACGCTTTTAGAATCTAGCGCGAGTTTTAACTGCGCGGCAATTAGCGGGGAATCTCTACCTTGTGATTTTAGTAAGGATTCTGAAGTGCTTTCTGGCTCTATTGCGCTAGGAAGTGCGATAAGGCTTAGAATCTTACGCCCTTTTGAAAAAAGTCAAATCGCTAAAATTACCGAGCTTATCACAAATGCTTCCTCGCAAAAATCTTATACAGAAAATTTCATCACTACTTTCGCGCGCTATTACACGCCTATCGTGCTTGCGCTTGCTGTGCTTATTGCGATTATCCCGCCACTTGTGTTTGAGAAATCTTTTGAAGAGTGTATTCACCGCGCGCTTGTGGTGTTGATGGTAAGTTGTCCTTGCGCGCTTGTGGTATCTGTGCCGATTGGCTACTTTGGGGGACTAAGTGCAGCGAGCAAAAATGGTGCGCTTTTAAAAGGTTCAAACTACCTTGAAGCACTAAGCAAGCTTTCTCTCATTGCGTTTGATAAAACCGGCACGCTCACAAAGGGTGTTTTTAAAGTGATTGATATTATTCCTGCTCAAGGTTATAGTAAAAATGATGTTTTGCATTACGCCCTATGCGCGCATAATCTCTCAAATCACCCCATCGCGCAATCTATTAAAAGCGTGTATGAGGAGCTTTCCCACACACATCATATGAGCGAGTATGAGGAGCTTTCTGGGCTTGGTGTGCGCGCTGTGTGTGATAGTCACGAGATAATTGCAGGAAATGATAAGATTTTGCATAAATTTAATATCTTGCATAATACCTGCCATGTGGAAGGAAGCGTGATACATATTAGCGTGGATAAAAACTATTTGGGTTATATTTTAATCGCTGATGAGCTCAAAAATGACGCGATAGAAGCGTTATGCGAGCTTAAAAATATGGGGATAGAATGCGTGATGTTAAGTGGCGATGGAGAGTATCCCTGCGAAATGGCGGCAAGAAAGCTTGGTTGTGAATATTATCATTCCTTGCTACCGCAGGATAAGTCAAGGATTTTTTCTGAATTAAAAGCGCGCGCTCAAAGTAAAGGTAAAGTTGCCTTTGTAGGTGATGGAATCAATGATGCGCCCACTTTGGCACTCGCTGATGTTGGAATTGCTATGGGCGGTGGAAGCGATATAAGTCATCAAAATGCTGATGTGATTTTGCTAAATGATTCTCTTAATACGCTTTTAAAAAGCATAAAAATCGCCAAGAAGACAAAAATTATCATTTATCAAAATATCATTTTCGCACTTGCGCTCAAAGGTGTGTTTATCGTGCTTGGGCTTTTTGGCTTGGCAAATATTTGGGAGGCGGTTTTTGCCGATGTGGGCGTGGCGTTGATAGCTTTGGCAAATGCAATGCGATGTTTGAGATTATAA
- a CDS encoding DUF3015 family protein — translation MIDKKGLVWNVLQFTTNTTLFFNQTFGITSGTLGCKYEGIVMDTRTQEFVASNMDQLSKEIAQGKGESLDTLVELLKIEDKEGFKVALQENYNKLYASKDAQMADVLGGVATL, via the coding sequence TTGATTGACAAAAAAGGGCTTGTTTGGAATGTTTTACAATTTACAACAAACACAACTCTTTTTTTCAATCAAACTTTTGGTATCACTTCAGGAACGCTTGGTTGTAAATATGAAGGTATCGTAATGGATACACGCACACAAGAATTTGTGGCTTCAAATATGGACCAACTTTCTAAAGAAATTGCGCAAGGCAAAGGCGAGTCGCTTGATACTTTAGTAGAGCTTCTAAAAATCGAAGATAAAGAAGGCTTCAAAGTAGCATTACAAGAAAACTACAACAAACTTTACGCAAGCAAAGACGCTCAAATGGCTGATGTGCTAGGTGGCGTAGCTACACTTTAA
- a CDS encoding DegT/DnrJ/EryC1/StrS family aminotransferase, with protein sequence MNTKRIEFINLKAQYSAYKADIDSHMVEVLESSSYILGKSVQELESNLAKFVGSTYARAISSGTDSLLVALMALGITRGDEVITTPFTFIATAEMIALLGAKPVFVDIDERTYNIDPKKIEEAITPQTKAIIPVSLYGLPADMDRINEIAKTHNLAVIEDACQSFGALYKGRKSCNLGKEGVVSIGVTSFFPSKPLGCYGDGGAIFCNDKELDSKIASILNHGQIGRYVHKYIGLNARLDSLQCAVLNAKLKYFESELATRQILAKRYNEGFAPLNLPESAFLESTQKSPPAQSSISAQSADSNPRLILPFVPNNCVSVYAQYSLRLVDSKDFNQSAPLDETALKNRAQKRETFLNALNAKGIPTAVHYPIPLHLQESLRYLDYKLGDFPISEKISSEIFSLPFSAFLTHEEQDYIIETLDSQIHKL encoded by the coding sequence ATGAATACGAAGCGCATTGAGTTTATCAATCTCAAAGCCCAATACAGCGCCTATAAAGCGGATATAGATTCTCATATGGTGGAAGTTTTAGAATCTAGCAGTTATATTTTAGGCAAAAGTGTGCAAGAGCTAGAATCTAATCTTGCGAAGTTTGTAGGAAGTACGTATGCAAGGGCGATTTCTAGTGGGACAGATTCTTTATTGGTGGCACTTATGGCACTTGGTATCACACGCGGTGATGAGGTGATTACAACGCCTTTTACTTTTATCGCCACAGCCGAGATGATAGCACTACTTGGCGCAAAGCCGGTGTTTGTGGATATTGATGAGCGCACTTATAATATTGACCCAAAAAAAATCGAAGAAGCAATCACGCCACAAACCAAAGCCATAATCCCTGTAAGCTTGTATGGCTTGCCAGCGGATATGGACAGGATTAATGAAATCGCTAAAACGCATAATCTCGCAGTAATTGAAGATGCGTGCCAGAGCTTTGGTGCGCTTTATAAAGGGCGCAAAAGTTGCAATTTAGGTAAGGAAGGTGTTGTGAGTATTGGCGTGACAAGCTTTTTTCCTTCAAAACCGCTTGGGTGTTATGGCGATGGCGGGGCGATATTTTGCAATGATAAAGAGCTAGATTCTAAAATCGCTTCAATCCTTAATCACGGGCAAATTGGGCGCTATGTACATAAATATATCGGGCTTAATGCGAGGCTAGATTCCTTGCAGTGTGCGGTATTGAATGCAAAACTCAAATATTTTGAATCTGAACTTGCTACGCGCCAGATTCTAGCAAAGCGTTATAATGAAGGCTTTGCGCCTCTAAACTTGCCAGAATCTGCTTTCTTGGAATCCACGCAAAAAAGCCCGCCCGCGCAAAGCAGCATTTCCGCGCAAAGTGCAGATTCTAATCCGCGCCTTATTTTGCCTTTTGTGCCAAATAACTGCGTGAGTGTGTATGCGCAGTATTCCTTGCGTTTGGTAGATTCCAAAGATTTTAACCAAAGCGCGCCACTTGATGAAACTGCACTCAAAAATCGCGCGCAAAAAAGAGAAACTTTCCTCAATGCGCTCAACGCTAAAGGTATCCCAACAGCCGTGCATTATCCTATCCCACTGCATTTACAAGAATCTTTGCGCTATCTTGATTATAAACTCGGCGATTTCCCAATCAGCGAGAAAATCTCAAGCGAAATTTTCTCGCTTCCTTTTAGCGCGTTTCTCACGCACGAGGAGCAAGACTACATTATAGAAACGTTAGATTCTCAAATTCACAAACTTTAG